A stretch of Sulfitobacter sp. THAF37 DNA encodes these proteins:
- a CDS encoding relaxase/mobilization nuclease domain-containing protein, which produces MLIKFFPNGKGGGAGPVDYLTARTVLAYDDNRDLIREASGQPMTVTREPLPEVVRGDPQGMIDLIDACPHKWTYRAGVVSFAREDAPSADQQQEVIDRFEEIAFAGLDADRYACLWVRHTHEDRVELHFCTPRMELHSGRSLNIAPPGYERAFDSLRDLMNKTHGWTDPMDVERAAEVKPVSEAPDRAAGRDGLHAWIADQISIGLIEDRAGMLAALTDAGFEVPRAGTNYLTVKDPETEERFRLRGEIFHEDWRAEATAEREAKRGHGADQGRERRLDRHTVAELQDRFDGHCRKRAGYNQDRYGRLPAAREEAPHAAERERSSTGMEGSDVADAGGLLPDDLHRDFDLVSHDMADAELEHDGAQGDRAAGGGLSDPAQRPRGADTLFAGRGTRGLSDDPEGVSDGWLDATRTRIVGLRRAVDGSLEGIRAGIDRLWAGQADGAGWVTRLHDRFAQVAALIGRSLERLDAGWPRHRAGTVEAEGQPVARAGGAEAPPDAVTDEIEEDVHGLRH; this is translated from the coding sequence ATGCTGATCAAGTTCTTCCCCAACGGCAAGGGCGGCGGCGCGGGGCCGGTCGACTACCTGACCGCCCGCACGGTGCTAGCCTATGACGACAATCGCGATCTGATCCGCGAAGCCTCGGGCCAACCCATGACCGTGACGCGTGAGCCGTTGCCAGAGGTCGTGCGCGGCGATCCCCAAGGCATGATCGACCTGATCGACGCCTGCCCGCACAAGTGGACCTATCGCGCCGGTGTCGTCAGCTTCGCCCGCGAGGACGCCCCGAGCGCGGACCAGCAGCAGGAGGTGATCGACCGCTTTGAAGAGATCGCCTTCGCCGGGCTCGATGCCGACCGCTACGCCTGTCTCTGGGTGCGCCACACCCACGAGGATCGCGTCGAGCTGCATTTCTGCACGCCGCGGATGGAGCTTCACAGCGGACGCAGCCTCAACATCGCCCCACCCGGCTATGAGCGCGCCTTCGACAGCCTGCGCGACCTGATGAACAAGACCCACGGCTGGACCGACCCCATGGACGTGGAGCGCGCGGCCGAGGTCAAGCCGGTCTCGGAAGCCCCGGATCGCGCCGCCGGGCGCGACGGGCTCCATGCCTGGATCGCCGACCAGATTTCCATAGGGCTGATCGAGGACCGCGCCGGGATGCTCGCCGCCCTGACCGATGCGGGCTTCGAGGTGCCCCGCGCCGGCACGAATTACCTGACAGTCAAAGACCCTGAGACCGAAGAACGGTTTCGCCTTAGAGGAGAGATTTTCCATGAAGACTGGAGAGCCGAAGCAACGGCTGAGCGAGAAGCTAAACGCGGACATGGAGCGGATCAGGGCAGAGAACGCCGCCTCGATCGACACACAGTTGCAGAACTTCAGGACCGATTTGACGGTCATTGCCGAAAACGCGCTGGCTACAATCAAGACCGATACGGAAGACTACCTGCTGCGCGTGAGGAAGCACCTCATGCGGCAGAGCGCGAACGCAGCTCGACCGGAATGGAAGGCTCTGATGTGGCCGATGCTGGTGGCCTGCTGCCTGATGATCTGCACCGGGATTTCGACCTGGTCAGTCATGACATGGCTGACGCCGAACTTGAACACGATGGGGCTCAGGGTGATCGAGCGGCCGGAGGCGGTCTATCTGATCCCGCGCAGCGGCCGCGCGGCGCTGACACGCTGTTCGCTGGCAGGGGAACCCGTGGACTGTCTGACGATCCCGAAGGAGTGAGTGATGGATGGCTTGACGCCACTCGAACGCGAATTGTTGGGCTACGTCGAGCAGTTGACGGAAGCCTCGAAGGCATCCGCGCAGGAATTGACCGCCTTTGGGCAGGACAGGCGGACGGAGCTGGATGGGTTACGCGGCTCCATGATCGCTTTGCTCAGGTCGCAGCTCTCATTGGTCGAAGCCTTGAACGGCTGGATGCAGGATGGCCCCGACACCGCGCAGGCACCGTCGAAGCTGAAGGACAGCCTGTCGCTCGCGCTGGAGGCGCAGAAGCGCCTCCGGACGCGGTGACAGACGAGATCGAGGAGGACGTGCATGGCCTACGCCATTGA
- a CDS encoding response regulator receiver domain, with translation MTKFDFLDIPKEFLGAAVFIDDALIWPKNKVDTADAGEGLVAPDSDGFDVGLEETEQPAAEAKIPEVNAEAVVDGFSELGLICSTYQWRAEHKQPPKSIDKADLIIIDWKLDETERTALDILAQRLKEDLDGRKRLRYVAIYTDRGTDSVLDAIVEEFGGIDGITASKIEDSVDVKVIAGPSVWRIKHFKKNDVKEEALAEAVVKDFAEFQDGILPRTVMATVAEVRNRTYEHLFRFNRGLDKAISTHLLDKRSSTLEFPTSRESFAEYTTTLVLDDLAAALHSSKLVASVTDKEDLTRCLTLTSPKSIKISDKNDNSAYSFSGEDLETVFFGQDYEVFKELVKSKLSMNNSDTRGFQEGKKPLMLLDIDPNSFTQISILDQINSYPKNIDGHFLLRSGTILKRKVQGQDQDVAGEGNQAAEGGEYFLCLQPVCDAVRLVERTAFPLLKLKLVEQTKKFRFPIMEGTEFKHLTSTFKLSDIVMADFEPNGDTHDVRSVRVGSCEEFTAFDGSKFIWLAELKEHYAAEAQSALAAQGGRIGNNKFEWLRRKASS, from the coding sequence TTGACTAAGTTTGATTTTCTCGACATTCCCAAGGAGTTCTTGGGTGCTGCTGTTTTCATCGATGATGCGCTCATTTGGCCAAAGAATAAAGTAGACACTGCAGATGCAGGGGAAGGACTTGTCGCTCCAGATTCCGACGGATTTGACGTTGGGCTTGAAGAAACTGAGCAGCCTGCGGCCGAAGCAAAAATTCCTGAGGTGAACGCTGAAGCAGTAGTCGATGGCTTCTCTGAACTCGGCCTTATATGTTCGACATATCAATGGAGAGCCGAACACAAGCAGCCCCCTAAATCTATTGATAAAGCTGACTTGATCATCATTGACTGGAAGCTGGATGAGACCGAAAGAACCGCTCTAGATATCCTTGCACAAAGACTCAAAGAGGATCTCGACGGGCGTAAGCGCCTTAGGTATGTCGCCATTTATACAGACCGCGGTACTGACAGCGTTCTCGATGCCATCGTCGAGGAGTTTGGGGGCATCGATGGCATTACCGCATCCAAAATCGAAGACTCTGTTGATGTGAAGGTTATCGCTGGGCCTTCGGTTTGGCGCATCAAGCATTTCAAAAAAAATGACGTTAAAGAGGAAGCCTTGGCTGAAGCGGTGGTGAAAGACTTCGCGGAGTTTCAAGACGGTATTTTGCCTCGAACTGTTATGGCGACGGTTGCCGAAGTCCGGAACCGCACCTATGAACATCTTTTTCGATTCAATCGCGGTCTCGACAAAGCTATTAGCACTCATCTGCTCGACAAAAGATCTAGCACACTCGAGTTTCCAACATCGCGGGAAAGCTTTGCCGAGTACACCACTACGCTTGTCCTGGACGATCTCGCTGCAGCACTGCACTCTTCAAAGTTGGTGGCGTCCGTAACTGACAAGGAGGATTTGACGAGGTGCCTAACTTTAACCAGCCCCAAAAGCATCAAGATTTCGGATAAGAACGATAACTCAGCTTATTCGTTTTCGGGCGAAGACTTGGAAACCGTTTTCTTTGGTCAAGACTATGAAGTCTTTAAGGAGCTGGTCAAGAGCAAGCTAAGCATGAACAATAGTGACACTAGAGGGTTCCAAGAAGGCAAGAAGCCTCTGATGCTGCTGGATATCGATCCAAATAGCTTCACACAAATTTCTATCTTGGATCAAATAAACAGCTATCCTAAGAATATTGATGGGCACTTCCTGCTGCGATCTGGGACAATACTAAAGAGAAAGGTTCAAGGCCAAGATCAAGATGTAGCAGGTGAAGGAAATCAAGCAGCGGAAGGAGGTGAATATTTTCTTTGCCTTCAACCTGTTTGTGATGCTGTTCGCCTTGTTGAGAGAACCGCATTCCCTTTACTTAAGCTTAAGCTCGTTGAGCAAACGAAGAAATTTCGCTTCCCTATTATGGAGGGAACTGAGTTTAAGCATCTAACGAGCACATTTAAGTTGTCGGATATTGTCATGGCTGACTTCGAGCCCAACGGCGATACACACGACGTACGATCAGTAAGAGTGGGTAGTTGCGAGGAGTTTACGGCCTTTGATGGCTCGAAATTTATATGGCTTGCAGAGCTGAAGGAGCACTACGCTGCCGAAGCTCAATCTGCCTTGGCTGCGCAGGGTGGACGTATCGGTAATAACAAGTTTGAGTGGCTCCGGAGGAAGGCATCATCCTGA
- a CDS encoding type IV secretion system protein, with protein MGIVNFIVSAADEGLEKVATSQFAAVAEVSGTIVVGAATLAMIVLFINMAWQIRPMDGKELLVLSFKIALINTFAFNWANFNFVSGHIIDGLDELAGRLVGSAIGVDLAGPRYFALRFDLQLDRLAEYGNSATSHMGAVSKAVMGVFFMALLAVIGGAAGAVLVLAKMMMTFLIGIAPTMILCSMFPVTKDYFHRWVSALASFALYPVVMAGVFSMVFGLVSQLVGQIGSPDSVKQVGATLPFLAVVILSLVMVVAIPFIVPMISGNLQAGWAAAAVGSSVRKMIPQSRPQQANNLSLNAASSMNRKPPAGADAGRTSMSATGHRLSAGTGAKMQRAMDRAERLGTQNKTRL; from the coding sequence ATGGGTATCGTTAACTTTATCGTATCAGCCGCAGACGAGGGTCTCGAGAAAGTGGCTACCTCGCAGTTCGCGGCGGTCGCGGAGGTCTCCGGCACGATTGTTGTCGGGGCCGCGACCCTCGCAATGATCGTTTTGTTTATCAACATGGCATGGCAAATCCGGCCCATGGACGGGAAAGAGCTGCTGGTCTTGTCATTCAAGATCGCTTTGATCAACACATTCGCGTTCAATTGGGCAAATTTTAACTTCGTCAGCGGTCATATCATCGACGGCCTCGACGAACTGGCTGGGCGCTTGGTCGGCTCGGCAATCGGTGTAGACCTCGCGGGACCCAGATATTTCGCCCTTCGTTTTGACCTTCAGCTCGACAGGCTGGCGGAATACGGCAACTCGGCCACATCGCATATGGGGGCGGTCAGCAAGGCTGTTATGGGAGTCTTCTTCATGGCTCTTCTGGCTGTAATCGGTGGCGCGGCGGGCGCTGTTCTCGTCCTGGCAAAGATGATGATGACTTTCCTGATAGGTATCGCGCCCACCATGATCCTCTGCTCGATGTTCCCGGTGACGAAGGACTATTTCCACCGATGGGTGTCTGCGCTGGCGAGTTTTGCCCTTTACCCGGTCGTGATGGCTGGCGTTTTCTCGATGGTCTTCGGCCTGGTGAGCCAGCTGGTCGGCCAGATTGGATCGCCCGATTCTGTCAAGCAGGTTGGAGCGACGCTTCCCTTTCTGGCTGTAGTCATACTTTCGCTTGTGATGGTTGTGGCGATCCCGTTCATCGTACCGATGATCTCGGGCAACTTGCAGGCTGGTTGGGCAGCGGCAGCTGTAGGAAGCAGTGTGCGTAAGATGATACCACAGTCTCGCCCACAGCAAGCAAACAACCTATCCTTGAACGCCGCGAGCAGTATGAACCGAAAACCGCCTGCGGGTGCGGATGCAGGCCGTACTTCAATGTCCGCAACAGGTCATCGCCTTTCAGCCGGGACGGGTGCCAAGATGCAACGCGCCATGGATCGCGCCGAGCGGCTTGGCACACAAAATAAGACGCGATTATAG